Within Chloroflexota bacterium, the genomic segment TCGGCTCCTTTTATTTCACCAAACGCGCAATAAATAATGCCGCGAATCGGACTCTCGAATTCGCGGCGCACAAAAATAAAAAAAGCACCGAGGCGGCGAACACGAGCCACCCCATGTCTGCCTCCCGCTGGCTGGGACGACACGTGATTGCGGAACGATTAAAACAGGTACCTGGTCTGCTTCTACTACAGCGACGCGCGCGTTTCGATATAACCAGCCAAGCGCGTCACGCGCGGCTTGGCGCGCAGTTTGACGAGTGCGTCCTTTTCGATTTGGCGCACGCGTTCGCGCGTCAAACCAAATTTCTCGCCGACCTCTTCGAGCGTTTGTTCCTGACCATCGCGCAACCCAAAACGCAAAACCAACACGCGCGCCTCGCGCGGCGTCAACGAATCAAGCGCGGCGGTCACGTCGTCGCGCATCGCGGAATCCACCGCGCAGGTCCACGGCGACGGGCTGGTTTGGTCTTCGACAAAATCCGCGAGCGTGGTTTCCGGGTCGCCGCCGACTTCCATCTCGAACGAGAGCGGCGCGGCGCCGGCTTGTTTCAACCGGCGAATCTTGGGCGTGGGCAATTTCATGCACGCGGCGAGTTCTTGGTCGGTCGGTTCGTGTCCCAGCTCCTGGGTCAAGATGCGCGTCGTGTAATCGAGGCGGCGCAACGCCTGACTGGTGTGCGCCGGCAAACGCGGCATGTGTCCGTGATTGCCGATCGCGCGCGTGATCGCCTGGCGAATCCACCACGTCGCGTGCGTCGAAAATTTGTGACCGCGCCGATGATCGAATTTTTCGACCGCGCGGATCAAACCCAGGTTGCCTTCCTGGATCAAATCGAGCAGTGACAAACCGTGACCGAGATAATGTTTGGCGAGATTGACGACGAGGCGGAGATTGGACTGAACGAGTGTGCGACGTGCGTGGTGACCGGCGTAGATGGCTTTTTGGAGGCGCAGTTCGAGTTTGGCGTCGTGACCGTTGCGGAGGAGCCGTTGCTCGGCGCTCCGTCCGCGCCACATGGTCTTGGTCAGTTGGACTTCTTGCTTGGCGTTCAGCAAGGGCGTGCGCGTGATCTCGCGCAAGTAGAGATAGACGAGATCGTTCGCGTTACTATTCGACACGTCGGGACGCGTCGTCGGATGTTGTAAAGACGCGCGGGATACGCGCGCAGGAGAACCTTTCATTCCAAATCCTCGACTCTGAGAATGATCTGACGCGGGCATCTTAACTTGTACAAGTTCAAATGCGGTCAAAACGGAGTCACGAACGCGTCAGAACCCGGCGGGCAAGTACTGGTGCGGACATTTGATCATCAGCGTCGTCGCGAGG encodes:
- a CDS encoding sigma-70 family RNA polymerase sigma factor produces the protein MKGSPARVSRASLQHPTTRPDVSNSNANDLVYLYLREITRTPLLNAKQEVQLTKTMWRGRSAEQRLLRNGHDAKLELRLQKAIYAGHHARRTLVQSNLRLVVNLAKHYLGHGLSLLDLIQEGNLGLIRAVEKFDHRRGHKFSTHATWWIRQAITRAIGNHGHMPRLPAHTSQALRRLDYTTRILTQELGHEPTDQELAACMKLPTPKIRRLKQAGAAPLSFEMEVGGDPETTLADFVEDQTSPSPWTCAVDSAMRDDVTAALDSLTPREARVLVLRFGLRDGQEQTLEEVGEKFGLTRERVRQIEKDALVKLRAKPRVTRLAGYIETRASL